The following nucleotide sequence is from Pagrus major chromosome 13, Pma_NU_1.0.
ataaacaccatATCCACAACGATAATCAATATTCTTAAGCAACCAAAAGATTCTTGTTTGTTGAGTACAAGTGGTTCGAAAAATCAGggctcacacatgcacacaatcagACCAACAGACCGCCATCCCCTCCCAGTGCAGTTTACAGAGGTGAAGGAGGTGGTTTGAAAAGGTACAGCGAGCCGTctagctgcagctgcagagtgagGTTAGAGTTGGGGTGTAGAGGGACGGACTgggcaggaggggaggagggtgttCAGACGGGGCAGAAGCCTCAGGACTAGTTTTAATAGCACCCTGCTGTGGAAGTTGCAGCTCCCCTTAAGCAGACTAGCCCCTTGGTTACATCCCTCCGCTTCAGCTCTGTTTGCCACACAAACCACACCCGCTGGCCTCCCACCCTGGAAGAATCCAGGTAAGCTTAAAGACAGGCTTCATATTTTGAGGCACCACCAAATCTCAGTGAGGCATGTTTGagtatgtgtgcacatgtgcgtCTGATCTGCGAAACCTCTAACATGCACGAAAAAGGTACCCTAAAAACATTTGGTGAAGACAAAAACCTATGAGAGACCAGACTTCAACATATTTCTATCTCTTCATAATCAGGATTACTCTAAAGTCTACTGAGAAGCTGGGCAGGCTGGGGAGGGAGAGTGATGGGGATGGGTGGAGGTGGGTggaggtgggtgggtggggtAGAATGAAGGAGTGGGGGCAGGGACAGGTAGAGAAAACAGGACAGAGGTGAAACATTATGCTGTCTAAGCGCGCTCTCCACGAATGCGGCGTGCCAGCTGGATGTCTTTGGGCATGATGGTGACACGCTTGGCATGGATGGCACACAGGTTAGTGTCCTCGAACAGACCCACCAGGTATGCCTCACTGGCCTCCTGCAGGGAGAGGGACGACACATATTATTAGGACAAGTGTCAGTTTTAGAGTTTGGAAGATATACTGATGTAGCTTTCAATATattttgtgcacacacacacacacacctgcagggCTCCAATGGCGGCGCTCTGGAAACGCAGGTCAGTCTTGAAGTCCTGAGCGATCTCCCTCACCAGGCGCTGGAAGGGCAGCTTACGGATCAGCAGCTCAGTGGACTTCTGGTACCGACGAATCTCTCTCAAAGCCACAGTACCAGGCCTGAAACACACGACCAAATTATAGCTcaaaaaacaattcaatatTTAGATCCAAGCTGGGTAATTTAACCTCCTACAGGCCTAACAGGATTCATCATCTGAAGAAATGCTGCCACAATGTCACGCGATAGGTACAGTTTCTATGACTGAGGCCCCAATCTAACAATTGGACAGAGGGCTGTGAGTGTAGACAAGGACGGAGCTTTAGtacataaaagataaaagaaaatgtaagatTTTAAATCTTATTCTCTTATTATAATCtcagacgttttttttttttttcatgttttactccccagctacttcagttgtttaagaggaTGCTGCAacgctattttgctgtgaagctccagaaatcagcatggggtgagtagatgatgactgaattttcatattttggtTGAATTTAACCTTTAagatgatttttaaaatgactatTTCATCACAATAAAGACGATTTGTCAAAGAAATGGCTGTTTGGAGGGACTGTAGTCAGCATTGCTTCACTGTGTGTTGTTCCCTAGTGTTGCATGCATGTCTATTCGCTGATAGAGTTTGTTGTATCTTTATCATCATACTGATGTACTttttcctgctgctctgcatGGCTTGTGTTCCGTCTTGagagtttctgttttgttgctgtcttTATGGCATCTTGTTATCTTCGTTGTGTGAATTTTATGACTTCATAGGTTTCAAAATATCTGGCCGAAGGACTGTAGTTGAAAATTAGCCAGCTGGTTAACACTGGCACATATACAGAAATGTGCTTGAGGATTCATGTTTGTTGTCCTTttaaataagtaagtaagtaagtaagtaagtaagttacCTGTAACGATGGGGCTTCTTGACACCACCAGTGGAGGGGGCACTCTTACGTGCAGCCTTGGTGGCCAGCTGCTTACGAGGAGCCTTTCCTCCTGTGGACTTACGGGCGGTCTGCTTGGTACGAGCCATTACGACGAAGGATCACCTGAAGggaaaatcaaaaaaatgtaacagaatACTTCACACTGGTCACTATTGTTCATACTTTTTCTCTCTGGCTTTCACATGTTTTAGAGTTGCTGTTTCGTTCACCCTCTCCACATGCTTTTATCAACACTATTATTGCATACACTAATAACTGTTGCCTTATCCATACATATTTACTACAGTCATTGTGGAATTTCATGATCAGTGTTATCATGGGCACTCTGACCAATAACACTTGTTAACACAATATTATTCTGCAAATTATTTAGCCTGAATGTGAATGCTTCTATGTTAAGCTGTAAAATATTTgtcagatgaataaaaaatataattgaaTAAATCATTATAACACTGTCAGTGAAATAGTTAAAACTGGGTGTCAGCTACAAACGTTTGGGTGATCATTATATTAAATGCAGGGTTTAGACAACTTTCTTTGCTGTTTAATATAACAACTGGCTCCCAAATATCTGCATGTGGTTCTTATTTTCCAGTTTCCATTTACTCAACATGCCAAGAGTTTTGTTTTCCCACCATCCAGCTCAAAGTCTGACGGTCAGTCGCCTGGGAAAACTTTTCCTCCGGGTTGGCAGCTGCACAGACATAGAGTGCCCAGCCAATCCTGACACTGTGTTCTCCCGATCAGACCAATCAAAAGGCTGAACAGGTCTTCATTCTGAAATACACCAatcagctgtgtctgtgttgcacTTGAGAACCAATGGCGTTTTATTGTGCATGGTTCTAGGGCGGGACAAGCAGCCGAAACCCCGCCTCATACCGCAAGATTATGGCCGCAGACCTAAATGAATCTACCAATATACAGGCGGCGAGCGGGACGtaaactttgacatttttactgaaaaataaacaacgTGTGCACACAAGACTATCAACAAAACGtagaagacaagtgtggctatCAAATAAGCGCCACGGCTCGTGAAGCGACGGCTTATTAAAGCGAAACAGCGAAGTAGAAATCGCCTGTGAAAGTGGAGCAGATATTTCGGCAGTGGAAGTACTGAGCcgtttttctctctgcctgagTATCGGGGCAGCTGccttttctcctctccacaGCGTCGAAATAACACGCTATTTCCGCATAAAATCAACTTTAACCGTCTCATTTTAATCATAAAACGGTCAATAGAATTCTTAACTTTAAAAAGTAGGACAAATATGTAACTTACCGGGGGTGAATTTTACGCTTTTTGTCCGCACGGATACAAGTGTGTTGTGGTTGTCTGGCAGTGTCAGATATTTACTATCTCTCACACAATGGAAGCAGGGAGAGCTGGAGCAAAATGGCGGCCGTGTCAATCATCTGTCTCCCAGAATGCAACTGCCAACATTTGTAAACATTGTagcttctcctcctcacctgtaACTTCTGCTGCTAGATGTTGTTGCATTTGATTCAATGTGACCATAAAATACTAACACATGTTATGTCATTATTTTAGGCATTGCTCGGTTTAACTGTTTCAGTTTTGGAGTATATAAATGTTATTATGTGGGCATTTATTTAGCAATACACAAATTAATTAACAAGAAagggaacaaaacaaataatgtaactgtacatgccttttgaaaaagaaaagaataatcAGATTAATaggaaaaatgtcattattattattgttattattgtacaTGAGTGAAATTTTGAGGtgcttgagtattttcattttatgctactttacacttctcTTCCACTTTACTGTAGGGTGCTACattcaggacattttttttaaaaaaaaacttcttgcacacattcttcatgttttcttcccactctaaattaaattaaattagttactttgcagattctgataattaatacaaaatataagcTACAAATAAATGATGGTGTAACATTATAGATTAAACTGCCTAGCAGTACAATCCATCTTTACAAGCTGCAAAATTAAAGTGATACGtacattaatgcatcagtatCATACATTGATATATTCTGAAATGGGCTATTCTGCATAATTAGTACTTTTGACACTAATACCttttaacttttactcaagtaaaatttTTAATACAGAGCTTTAACTGTAACAAtatttctacactgtgtttGGTATGACTACTTATaccaattgtacacattaaagtttgttttggggagtactactgcatatgtgaaaaaaagtaataaaaagccttttgtggctccagaggaagctgcatgtaatctgataaattgccttcagtgtggctaatttgcattgtgggtaatgtaggttttgaaaacaaagacagcttTGTGGAATAtaaaaggcgatatctctggaTCGATTTCAATCATTTGTATCTAAACCGTCCATACCGACTCCAACAGTGTTACAACAGTGCATGCTAGGCCAgaggactgcttttcaaaacctggtgcctacattggTGCCtatagccactgagtgacatcactggaggcaatttatcagattacatgcagcttcctctggagccacaaaaggctttatactactttttcatataaagtagtactccccaagaactgtaaacacacttcaatgtgcaaaaattggtggagttactctttaagtaaaaaaaaaaaatctaagttATTTTTGACATGTCagtataataattattattattacaacagACTTGGTTAAAATATGTAACTGGGGGGATTTTCTTTCCAAAATTCATGTGTATGGACACACTGGTGTACAGTTTTCTACCAAAGAAGAACAATCCACCTCCAGGACTCACTggagaaatacagaaaatatgatAGTGGGTCCCCTTTACCTTTAAAGTAACCCTTTTTGGtttcactttataataaccatcattaataaatggtaaatctatggttaattaaactttagtagTTAATAGTAATTGTACTTTATAAACCACTtattaaacaaatgtaaatgtttgtaaacatcagttgcaattTTATgaccatccaaataatgttttagataaactacacagtatttattaaccatttataaaGTATTAGAAACATGAGTTATAACTTTCCAATTAACAATTGTAAATGGATTATAAACCATTCTAATGTTAACAGTGAATTAACTATCaagtattttatttagtttaaataAGAATTTGTCATGTGAttcttttgaaatgtatttttaaattcattacaGCCAGAAACATTAACATAATGTGCTATAATCTATTTTACTGTGTCCCAATTTGATGTTTGAAAGTAGTACTCACTGCCTGTTATGCAGATATGTCAGGATACATAATTTGTGTGACAAAGTTGAATTGAACAAATAATTAGCTAAGAAAAACTATTTGCAAAATTAAAGGTTATACTTGAGCCTCTAAGAGTGtagaggaaaaacaacattagtgtcagtatgtgtgtgtctacctCACTGCTGGAGTTAATGATGTATGACTGAATATCAGGACATTCATAAAGTGGACTTTCTGATTGCCTTATTAGCTGTGACATAAAACAGGAAGGAAAGTCAACATATTTAACTGCAACATATGATTTCTGACCTGCGTGGCAAAGCCACATTCCAAGGATATGTTCATGTGATGGCATCATAATTTCTACTCATATTCCCATTCATGTGGATGAGATTCAGGCACACATGCTGTCATCAGTCCTTGTGACATTAACATTATGTCAAGCTCCACTATGATGCTCCAAAACTACTTCATAAGCATCTTTCATGTTTTGATGGATGTTTGGTCCTACAGCATAATCATTTGTAGTGCCCCCTATTGGCCTCATGTAAAAAATAAGCTAATTTAGTTTACTTCTTTGATAATCTACACACAACTGTTTGAGTGAGtcttcacatcatcacatcacgGCACCAGAGGTGTTGGAAACTCTAGGATGCCAGGTGTAATGAGGTGTCTGAACCGATTAATTTAGTTCCTGCTTCAGTTGCAGGCCTTAGATTCTCCAGGCAACATCTAGTTGATCAAAATAATAGGGAAGCAGTGAAAACTAAAGCATCTAAATCCCCAAAATTTGTGCTTTAAGCAGCCCATAAAAAATGCTTACTCTTGAGCATGTGCCACTTTACTGTATTGCTGTATTACATCATTGAACTGTGTCAGGTGTAGGATGAATAGTTTCAATTTCATTTACTTGGTCTGAGATTTTATTCTGTGATCCCACCTCCTTAGCTTCTGGTCCTCATGAAAAGTGAACATGAATCATTTATTTGCAAGTGAAGCACAAGTGAAAGTCTTAAAACACTGAATGTCAAATTACCCTCTAACCTGTGGGTAATGATATACATTAAGTGAAATGGCTCTTAGATCTCTCCACACAGTTAGCCCAACAGGATGTCATGAATCATTTATTTCCTCAACGGATTCCACCAAAATGCATTTcgattaaataataatgaatttattgatctcttgagattttttttcttctcactttccTCACAGGGAGTTTAGAGTCAACAGCCCTGGTGCAGGCAAGAGTTCAGTGTCCTGTTCAAGGACTTCTCAGCATGGTGGATGTTTACTTAAATGGGGGCATCATTTAGGACCATCTGGTTGAAATATGGCAACTCTTATCTCTTGGCTGAAATGCGGCATCTACACTGTAAAAGTACCAGAGTTTAGGGAAAGCAATTTGTGACAGGTGAGTTTAGAAGGAGACAGAGTTTACTAAGATCGTTGTGGCTGGAGTGGGTGTGGATGAGCAGGACTTTTTACACCCTCAAGTTTTTTGAGGACTTTGGTGTCTTTGAGGATGCCGatgtgatgaaaacatgaatgagTCTCTACAACAGCAGTAAACAGAGGTGAGGGCTTTCAGGCCAGTGTTATGCAGTTATGTTTTATGCATCCTGTTTTTGACATATGTTAGCCAGGTTGTAAGTGTGGAGCAGATAGTTGCAGACAGGGCCTATGAGGTGAGGTAGAGCTGGCTGTCATCAGCATGTAGGAGGCTCATTTGCGATTTTGGTGAGGGCCGTTTCAGTGCTATGTTCTGTTTTGAAAAGGTTAATAGCAATTGAGTGTACAATCTGTACAATAGAGATCCTAGCTTATACACACAAAGATGTTTCAGCACACTTTCCCAATATTATTAAAACGTCTGGTCTGAGGGTctttaaaggtgccctgtggagttttccggtaaacacataaaagtaaacttaaatttaactttcactcaccaaaacacactgatgtaTCCTTGATGTCTAATAAATGTGGTAACTGTATTTccttcataaaacatttgcagatCCAATTTTTAAGTATTCTAAAGCCAGTCTATGTTTTTCATCCATGTTGAGGGCAACCCCAGCCGCCCTgtagcaaaatgaccaaaatgcttCTGCCTCCTTAACCCACCATCCCTCTCCAGGTCACTAATACATCTGCTTGTGACAACAAACAGCTATTATGTTATACCTTCAATGTTACACTTCATGACTACTTCTGGCACTGTTTTGTGCTCCTGTCTCCTAAACtaaatttagtcatttttatttctgtccttCCTCAAGGATTTAACAGACTTAACCAAGCAGAGGTGCATTAGAAACATCACGCATATATTAAAAGACATGGATTATAGCTATTCCtgaacagttttatttatttcatatctAACTTTAGATAGTTCTAGTTTGAGACAAGAGTGTTTTCACATTCAAGTACACGGTGCCTTACTTTAATGCCCCTTCTGAAAAGGTAGAGGCTTTAGATAAGGCAAGAGGAGCAAAACCTGCAAGCGATATAGAAGTCAAACAGTTACAGAGTACAACCTGGATTTAGACATATCTGAAACATATTGTAATCCATACATCATGTTGAACCAGAAGGGCATGTGTGTATTACCAGATGAATGTACTATACATTGATTTCCAGCCTGAAAATAAATGGCCCCAgacatcttaaaaaaacatttccctcCCTCATTGTTTTAAGTCAGAACCAGTGAGGCAATACAAAACTAAATAACCCCAGCAGTCACCTGTCAACCCTGAACTGTCAAGAATCATCAGAAGTGATTTTAAATCTAGTTATCACAATGTTTGTGCATTATGACAATGGGATTgacaatgacagaaaacaaaatatggtCTGTAGGAACACAATTTAAGGCTCATCACCATGTTGTTTTTCCCACAAATCAGCGGCAACATGTTCTTCACCACGTTGTTTGAGAGGACaatattttcagctttattcAGTCAGTCCAGTTCATGAAAGTACCGtgaatgtgatgaaaaaaaatgtaaataaaaataacctcTTACACATCTGCTTACACATCTATAAGGTACAACAGGCATTCATCTATCTTCACCTCTTTATCCCATATGTGCAACAACTGTGCCAAAGTTGTTTGGTCCCTCTTCCAATGAAGAACAAACAAGTACCAAAACATTCCATCAGAAGTCACTGAAATCTGTTTATAGCAAAGTTACATAAAATGGCACAGTCACAGAGAAAATTAAACATTGATAACCACTATATTAACTCAAAGTAACCCATTGCAGCTCCTCGTCAAACCTCACACCCAGTCGGATTCTTCAAGACAAACATGGACACACCGTACCGCCTACTTGTGTATATTAGCAGAGGGAGGATGTGATGACCTACATGTATCCTCCTTCGATAACTTGTGCTGTAACAtccaggaaaaaacacaatggaTCATGAAGTACACAGAACTGTTCTGTAAGAGATAGAGAGTGCAT
It contains:
- the h3f3c gene encoding H3 histone, family 3C; this translates as MARTKQTARKSTGGKAPRKQLATKAARKSAPSTGGVKKPHRYRPGTVALREIRRYQKSTELLIRKLPFQRLVREIAQDFKTDLRFQSAAIGALQEASEAYLVGLFEDTNLCAIHAKRVTIMPKDIQLARRIRGERA